A single region of the Deefgea piscis genome encodes:
- the tnpB gene encoding IS66 family insertion sequence element accessory protein TnpB (TnpB, as the term is used for proteins encoded by IS66 family insertion elements, is considered an accessory protein, since TnpC, encoded by a neighboring gene, is a DDE family transposase.) — MANAQCRNIAAAFGQWGRFDLADQHLRHLVGESAARFGMLPPFASLQLVVEPVDMRLGIEGLSAKIHARLQRSPVEGAAYAFRNQRSNRLKVLLWDRSGVWLAQRRLHHGRFVWPQSGDAVFTLDAAQWQWLVSGVDWQRLAPPPLSEYAY, encoded by the coding sequence ATGGCCAACGCCCAGTGCCGAAACATTGCAGCTGCGTTTGGCCAATGGGGTCGATTTGACCTTGCCGACCAGCACCTGCGCCACTTGGTTGGCGAATCTGCTGCGCGCTTTGGCATGTTGCCGCCATTCGCTTCGCTGCAATTGGTTGTCGAACCGGTCGATATGCGCCTTGGTATCGAGGGTTTGTCGGCCAAGATTCATGCCCGTTTGCAGCGTTCCCCCGTCGAAGGGGCTGCGTATGCGTTTCGCAATCAGCGCAGCAATCGCCTCAAAGTACTGCTGTGGGATCGCTCTGGCGTCTGGTTGGCGCAACGGCGTTTGCATCACGGTCGATTTGTTTGGCCACAATCGGGCGATGCGGTGTTTACGCTGGATGCGGCGCAGTGGCAATGGTTGGTGAGCGGTGTCGATTGGCAACGACTCGCGCCGCCACCGCTGTCAGAATACGCCTACTAA